The Flavobacterium johnsoniae UW101 genomic interval CCGGGAATATCATCCTTTTGACATTAACCATATTTTAGCGGTTTGTATTGGAGAATTGTATGTTTTAGCCATGGCATCTTCTGTTTATCTGACTTTAACATGGCTTAGAGAAAGAGAACGAAACCGTTCTTTAAGAGAAAATCAGTTTAAAATCAAACTAAAATATCTCGAAAATCAAATTCAGCCTCATTTCTTTTTAAACACATTAAATAATCTATATGCCTTATCTTTAGAATCTTCAAATAAAGTTCCGGATGTTATCATCAAACTTTCAAATTTGATGGAATATGTTTTATATGATGTAAAAGGAACCAAATTTGTTCCTCTTATTAAGGAAATTGATTACATCCAGAATTATATCGAAATTGAAAAGTTACGTTTTGAAAATGTAGAAGTTACAATCAATTTAGAATCAAATATAGAAGACGTAGTCGTACCGCCGTTAATCTTTATTTCTCTGGTCGAAAACGCCTTTAAACATGGCGGAATCAATAATAATAACTTAAAAATTAAGATCAATTGTAAAGTTACCAACAACAAAATGTTAGACTTTGAAATCTTAAATAATTTTGTAATTTCACAAAATCTTAAATCTAAAGGAGGCATTGGTTTAGTTAATACAAAGAAGAGACTAAAATTAATTTACAAAAATCATTTTAGCTTAAAAGACACAACAAAACTTAATTACTATATAATTCGTTTGCAAATACCTATTCAGAATGAAGATTAAATGTGTATTGATTGATGATGAACCTTTGGCGATAAAAGTCCTGCAAAATTACTTTAACAATTTTACAGATTTTGAAGTTATAGGAACATTTAATAACTCTTTAGAAGCGCTTGATTTTATAAACAGCACTTCTGTAGATGCTGTTTTCTTAGACATCAATATGCCAATGATGACTGGTTTTGAATTAATCAGTTTAATCGAAAACAAAACAAAAGTTATTATTACAACTGCTTTTAGAGAATTTGCAGCAGAAAGTTATGATCTAGATGTATTGGATTATTTAGTAAAACCTATTCCGCTGCCAAGATTTATAAAATGCATCAATAAAATTACAACCGAATACAATTTAAAAAACAATATTAAAATCGATACCACAAAAGGCGATTCACATATTTTTATCAAAGTTGATAAAAAAATGATGAAAATTAATATTGAAGAAATCCTTTTTATCGAAGGAATGAAAGAATACATAAAAGTTGTAACACCTGATAAAACCTATATTACCCACAAATCTTTAACCTCATTATCTGAAGAACTGCCGGCTGATCGCTTCCTGCGCATCCATAAATCTTATGTAATTGCACTCAATAAAGTAAAATCTATAGAAGGAAACCGCATCCAAATTCAGTCGTACACGATTCCTATTGGAAGAAATTACAGTAAAGACGTCAAAAATCGAATTCTCGAATAAAACTTTAACATTTCTAACTCTATATAAATTAACACATTGTTGAATAAATAAGGTAGTTGGTTTAAATTTAACATTATTTTCAATCAATAATTTTTTTTTGACTTACGTAACAAATATATTTACGGTCTTCAAAAAACAATTTATTAAAAATTAACCTTATTACAATTATGAGTTCAGAAAATGTTCAAACCAAATGGGGACAGTTTATCTCATTGATAATCGTCTTCTTCTTTTGGGGTTTTGTTGGTTCTGCCAATGACATCCTGATTCCAGTATTCAAAAAAGTATTTACTTTATCTCAAGTACAATCACAACTAGTTGCTTGGGCATTTTATGCTGCGTATTTTGTAGGTTCAATAATCTTCTTTTTAGTTTCTTTAAAATTAGATGTTCTGCAAAAATTCGGATACAAAAAAACACTTTCGGCTGGTTTAATACTTTCTGCTGTCGGGTCATTTTTATTCGTTCCGGCTGCAACAATGGAAAGTTTCCCTTTCTTTTTAACCGCTTTGTTTACTGTTGGTTTAGGTTTTTCAATTCAGCAAATTGTAGCAAATCCTTTAGCAATTAAAATGGGAAGCCCAAACACAGGAGCTCACCGTTTAACATTAGCAGGAGGTATCAACTCATTCGGAACAACTATTGGAGCTATCTTACTAGGTATAGCTTTATTTGGAATGGGAGATAACAAAAAAACAGCTCTTTCATTAGAAGATATTAAATTACCATTCATTATTCTTGGACTTGCGTTTATCGCAGTAGCAATTTTCATGAACTTCTCTAAAATTGAAGATCCTGAAAAAGAAGTAGAAGTTGTTAAAACAGCACACGAAAAATTCAATATTCTTGATTATCCGCAATTGTATTTAGGAATGTTAGGTATTTTTATTTACGTAGGAACTGAAGTAACAATCATTAGTAATTTACCTGCTTTATTACATACGCACGAATTCGGAAACGTATTAGAAGATGCTGTAGCTCCATTTATCGCCCTTTACTGGGGAAGTTTA includes:
- a CDS encoding sensor histidine kinase, whose protein sequence is MNEIRKLKFDIKLKNHIWFWGSYFTLNFLRWGAYFNDYPYSFKSNLIEFSLHIPLVYFNLFILVPKYVLKQKYITYTAALITSLFGIYLLKTVLTYYIISENIWPEANREYHPFDINHILAVCIGELYVLAMASSVYLTLTWLRERERNRSLRENQFKIKLKYLENQIQPHFFLNTLNNLYALSLESSNKVPDVIIKLSNLMEYVLYDVKGTKFVPLIKEIDYIQNYIEIEKLRFENVEVTINLESNIEDVVVPPLIFISLVENAFKHGGINNNNLKIKINCKVTNNKMLDFEILNNFVISQNLKSKGGIGLVNTKKRLKLIYKNHFSLKDTTKLNYYIIRLQIPIQNED
- a CDS encoding LytR/AlgR family response regulator transcription factor, which gives rise to MKIKCVLIDDEPLAIKVLQNYFNNFTDFEVIGTFNNSLEALDFINSTSVDAVFLDINMPMMTGFELISLIENKTKVIITTAFREFAAESYDLDVLDYLVKPIPLPRFIKCINKITTEYNLKNNIKIDTTKGDSHIFIKVDKKMMKINIEEILFIEGMKEYIKVVTPDKTYITHKSLTSLSEELPADRFLRIHKSYVIALNKVKSIEGNRIQIQSYTIPIGRNYSKDVKNRILE
- a CDS encoding MFS transporter; this translates as MSSENVQTKWGQFISLIIVFFFWGFVGSANDILIPVFKKVFTLSQVQSQLVAWAFYAAYFVGSIIFFLVSLKLDVLQKFGYKKTLSAGLILSAVGSFLFVPAATMESFPFFLTALFTVGLGFSIQQIVANPLAIKMGSPNTGAHRLTLAGGINSFGTTIGAILLGIALFGMGDNKKTALSLEDIKLPFIILGLAFIAVAIFMNFSKIEDPEKEVEVVKTAHEKFNILDYPQLYLGMLGIFIYVGTEVTIISNLPALLHTHEFGNVLEDAVAPFIALYWGSLMIGRWNGGVNVFDTSKLVNTALKFIVPAIAFGVIIGANIFAAHDVSSFYIYPIWILLFIGVSFIGGKNAGKTLMLFGLSGITMMVAGLVWPDPSIAKFFFISGGLFLSIMWPSIFDLAIAGLGKNTGKASSFLIMMILGGGVIPLIQGSICDFDLTKPEGIFGISWTHFSYVVPLIGFAYLGFYGFYCPKILKKQGISHVESEGGGH